A genomic region of Solibacillus isronensis contains the following coding sequences:
- a CDS encoding GNAT family N-acetyltransferase, producing the protein MIWLKEINEDNFEECLQLHTSAIEAGLVDSVVLSLAEAWLLYDGARPFAIYEDSTMVGYVLMYIGNNNPQIINFLIDDRFQKRGYGTEAGKLCIDYLCTNYEAKRISLPVKPENRNAQ; encoded by the coding sequence TTGATTTGGCTAAAAGAAATTAACGAGGACAATTTTGAAGAATGCTTACAATTACATACGAGCGCAATAGAGGCTGGACTTGTCGATAGCGTTGTGCTATCTCTAGCTGAAGCGTGGCTGCTTTACGACGGTGCTCGCCCGTTCGCTATTTACGAAGATTCTACAATGGTCGGCTACGTTTTAATGTATATTGGCAATAATAACCCTCAAATTATTAACTTTTTAATTGATGATCGCTTTCAAAAAAGAGGGTACGGAACGGAGGCAGGTAAGCTTTGTATCGATTATTTATGCACAAATTATGAAGCGAAACGAATTTCGTTACCAGTAAAGCCGGAAAATAGAAACGCGCAGTAA
- the ltrA gene encoding group II intron reverse transcriptase/maturase — protein MQLLEKILSNQNMNEAYLRVYRNKGASGVDGITVDELKKYLKENKDELRQRIRTRKYQPQAALRVEIPKENGKMRKLGIPTVVDRVVQQAIHQVLSPIFEKQFSEYSYGFRPKRSCEMAIIKSLEFLNDGYDWIVDIDLERFFDTVHHDKLMRIISTTIDDGDVISLIRKYLVSGVMVNGKYEETPIGTPQGGNLSPLLSNIMLNELDKELESRGLQFVRYADDALIFVKSEKAANRVMESTVRFIEKKLGLIVNVEKSKIARPKDLKFLGFGYYFDSKNKNYQVRPHPMSVQKFQRKLRQLTKRNWSIPLDYRILKLKQVIFGWVNYFRIANMKTAMGRIDEKLRSRIRVIIWKQWKVPRKQIKSLIQLGIPEEEAKGLTYCRKGYRYIGLSKVVQRAISNKRLKQRGIPSALERYLEVYTVI, from the coding sequence GTGCAACTATTGGAGAAGATTCTAAGTAACCAAAATATGAATGAAGCTTACTTACGCGTCTATAGAAATAAAGGTGCAAGTGGGGTCGATGGAATAACGGTTGATGAACTGAAAAAGTATCTGAAAGAGAATAAAGATGAGCTACGTCAGCGCATCAGAACAAGAAAATACCAACCACAAGCTGCCTTACGAGTGGAAATCCCAAAAGAAAATGGAAAGATGCGCAAACTGGGAATACCAACAGTAGTGGATAGGGTCGTTCAACAAGCTATACATCAAGTACTTAGTCCGATATTTGAAAAACAGTTCAGTGAATACAGTTACGGCTTTAGACCAAAAAGAAGTTGTGAGATGGCAATTATAAAGAGTTTGGAATTTCTGAATGACGGATACGATTGGATAGTGGACATTGACCTTGAAAGATTTTTCGATACTGTCCACCATGATAAACTCATGCGAATTATATCCACTACAATAGATGATGGAGATGTCATTTCTTTAATAAGGAAATACTTGGTCAGTGGGGTTATGGTAAATGGCAAATATGAAGAAACACCAATTGGAACTCCGCAAGGAGGAAACCTCAGCCCACTGTTGAGTAACATTATGTTGAACGAACTAGATAAGGAACTTGAAAGTAGAGGACTCCAATTCGTGAGATACGCGGATGACGCCCTTATCTTCGTGAAGAGTGAGAAAGCCGCAAATAGAGTGATGGAATCAACCGTGAGGTTTATAGAAAAGAAATTAGGATTGATAGTTAATGTAGAAAAGAGTAAAATCGCTCGCCCAAAAGATTTGAAATTCTTGGGATTTGGATATTATTTCGATTCCAAAAACAAGAACTATCAAGTAAGACCACATCCAATGTCAGTGCAGAAATTTCAAAGAAAGCTTCGCCAACTAACAAAGCGAAACTGGAGCATACCGTTAGACTACCGAATATTGAAACTAAAACAAGTCATATTTGGATGGGTAAATTACTTTAGAATCGCAAATATGAAAACCGCAATGGGCCGAATTGATGAGAAGTTACGCTCAAGAATAAGGGTAATCATTTGGAAACAATGGAAAGTACCGAGGAAACAGATAAAGTCGTTAATTCAACTAGGGATACCTGAAGAAGAAGCCAAAGGCTTAACATACTGTAGGAAAGGTTATCGGTATATCGGATTATCGAAAGTTGTTCAAAGAGCAATCTCAAATAAAAGGTTAAAGCAGAGGGGCATACCCTCTGCTTTAGAACGGTACTTAGAAGTCTACACTGTAATATAA
- a CDS encoding single-stranded DNA-binding protein, with product MNVITAVGRLTKDVELKHTSGSGIPYARVTLAVNDGIFKDGKEGTDWMPLLLWQKNAENTSKYVGKGSLVSIRGRYESNNYQGQDGKTVYGHDIVVEEIRFLDKKETSTQPQQSADPSIANQQTQSQAYQQNQQPSQQGYNPAVSNAGSPDGFGFNR from the coding sequence ATGAACGTAATTACAGCGGTAGGACGATTAACAAAGGATGTTGAATTAAAGCATACTAGCGGCTCAGGTATACCTTATGCACGCGTAACGCTTGCGGTGAACGATGGTATTTTTAAAGACGGTAAAGAAGGTACTGACTGGATGCCCCTATTGCTATGGCAAAAAAACGCTGAAAATACTTCTAAGTATGTAGGCAAGGGGAGTCTGGTTTCAATACGTGGTCGTTACGAGTCTAATAATTACCAAGGTCAAGACGGCAAAACCGTTTATGGCCATGACATTGTTGTTGAAGAAATTCGTTTCTTAGATAAAAAGGAAACGTCTACTCAACCTCAACAGTCGGCTGATCCTTCTATTGCTAATCAACAAACTCAATCACAAGCTTACCAACAGAATCAGCAACCGTCACAACAGGGTTATAATCCTGCTGTTTCAAATGCTGGCTCACCTGATGGCTTCGGTTTTAATCGTTAA
- a CDS encoding DNA polymerase III subunit beta family protein, with product MKITLKNKEVIVKEIRSLSKNAKNDVIKVTAAEDHLVLQSGNGDIFASKTVLDSIVGNDELVTIFTVEQPGEMLLDLQFLSVLSNLVEDEVVLSVADNALNIRTTSVNLKLNLKSDEVFTPAPTCELKPYLPTLPKSFYTELLQNIGYACESSDKASRPQLRGINLVSNGERLIATGTDSRRAALFNIELKTDEIPSIVVHNKYLSDALSLFSEEEILSEIGNGFLVLKQENVTVYVKLLDGTYPNVAPLFSISEKSFRAQVDVKSLKNVLKLIDSFSGISKEKDDAKKIVRFSAVESGLNVQCIHQGGEFSTVLPIASVTGTLPETFNVNVQFLKEAIATGNETIILTFDGPKLYVSTVPSLQQVIMGTRI from the coding sequence ATGAAAATCACATTAAAAAATAAAGAAGTTATCGTTAAGGAAATTCGTTCATTATCAAAGAACGCTAAAAATGATGTTATCAAAGTGACAGCTGCAGAGGACCATTTGGTATTACAATCCGGGAACGGTGATATTTTTGCATCGAAAACTGTTTTAGATAGCATCGTTGGTAATGATGAATTAGTTACTATTTTTACGGTTGAACAACCAGGTGAAATGCTATTGGATTTACAGTTTTTAAGCGTACTTTCTAACTTAGTGGAGGACGAAGTTGTATTATCAGTCGCGGATAATGCTCTTAACATTCGAACTACATCGGTTAATTTAAAGCTTAATCTAAAATCTGATGAAGTATTTACGCCAGCACCGACTTGTGAACTAAAGCCATATTTGCCAACACTTCCAAAAAGCTTCTATACGGAGCTTTTACAAAACATAGGTTATGCGTGCGAATCAAGTGATAAAGCATCGCGCCCACAACTTAGAGGTATCAACCTTGTTTCAAATGGGGAGCGTTTAATCGCTACAGGTACAGATAGTCGCCGCGCTGCATTGTTCAATATCGAATTAAAAACTGACGAAATCCCTTCAATCGTTGTGCACAATAAATACTTATCAGACGCGTTATCATTGTTTAGTGAAGAAGAAATCTTATCTGAAATCGGTAATGGTTTCCTTGTATTAAAACAAGAAAATGTAACTGTATATGTAAAACTGTTAGATGGTACTTATCCAAATGTAGCACCATTATTCAGTATTTCGGAAAAGTCATTTAGAGCACAGGTTGATGTAAAATCACTTAAAAATGTACTAAAATTAATCGACTCATTCAGTGGTATTTCGAAAGAAAAGGACGATGCTAAAAAGATCGTTCGTTTCTCAGCTGTAGAATCGGGCTTAAACGTACAATGTATTCACCAGGGCGGTGAGTTCAGTACTGTTTTACCGATTGCGTCAGTAACCGGAACATTACCTGAAACGTTTAACGTCAACGTACAATTCTTGAAAGAGGCAATTGCTACAGGCAATGAAACGATCATCTTAACATTTGATGGTCCAAAATTGTATGTCAGCACAGTTCCTTCATTACAACAAGTGATTATGGGTACACGAATTTAA
- a CDS encoding IS3 family transposase (programmed frameshift), protein MSNNRFSLDTKILVLKYLEEGHYSVREICRMFNLNVSRLYEWQAKYQFGGLNALLRPAKNTIYPQELKKNAIEDYLTGDYSKYEIIIKYGISSYSVFNKWLKNYNSHSELKDSNQRMSQTMIKGRKTTLEERIEIVKTCLKNQKDYKKTATQYNVTYQQVYQWVRKFEVGGEESLEDRRGRIKSVDERTPEDKLRLKIQQIERENERLRAENLPFKKVRGNRKEASLSKIRTQGHYLAIQELAEKEKFPIILLCKLANVSRAAYYKWLNRKPTSQELENKQLVASINHLYKQVNGIYGYRRITMTINRQREMEGLNKVNKKRIYRLMQISELQAVIRRRPKKYRKVTPDYTAENVLARKFTAKKPNQKWCTDVTEFQYGNGKKAYLSAIIDLYDKSIVSYKLGHLNNNDLVFKTIKPAIRQLNQKEFPILHSDRGYQYTSKEFKRIIEKANLTHSMSRVGRCIDNGPIEAFWGTLKVEKYYLQKFETYDELKHAIDTYIKFYNNERYQETLNGLSPIEFRSQAA, encoded by the exons TTGTCTAATAATAGATTTTCATTGGATACCAAAATTTTGGTTCTTAAATATTTAGAGGAAGGTCATTATTCTGTAAGAGAAATTTGTCGCATGTTTAATCTGAATGTAAGTAGATTATACGAATGGCAGGCTAAATATCAATTTGGAGGCTTAAACGCATTACTTCGTCCTGCGAAAAATACAATCTATCCACAAGAATTGAAAAAAAACGCTATTGAAGATTACTTAACAGGAGACTATTCAAAGTACGAAATTATTATCAAATATGGAATCAGTAGTTACTCAGTATTCAATAAGTGGTTAAAAAATTATAATAGTCATAGTGAATTAAAAGACTCGAATCAAAGGATGAGCCAAACTATGATTAAAGGAAGAAAAACTACTCTAGAAGAACGAATTGAAATTGTGAAAACTTGTCTAAAGAATCAAAAGGATTATAAAAAAACGGCAACTCAATATAATGTGACTTACCAACAAGTATACCAGTGGGTACGGAAGTTTGAAGTTGGTGGCGAAGAATCTCTTGAAGATCGCCGTGGGCGAATAAAATCAGTAGATGAACGTACACCAGAAGATAAATTACGATTAAAAATCCAACAAATAGAACGTGAAAATGAAAGATTACGTGCTGAAAATTTAC CTTTTAAAAAAGTTAGAGGAAATCGAAAGGAGGCTTCGTTAAGTAAAATTCGTACGCAGGGTCATTATCTAGCTATTCAAGAATTAGCAGAAAAAGAAAAATTTCCGATTATATTACTTTGTAAATTAGCTAACGTATCACGAGCAGCTTATTATAAATGGTTAAACCGCAAGCCTACATCGCAAGAATTGGAAAACAAACAGTTAGTAGCATCCATTAATCATTTATATAAACAAGTAAATGGTATTTACGGCTATCGTAGAATCACGATGACAATCAATCGCCAAAGAGAAATGGAGGGCTTAAATAAAGTAAATAAAAAACGTATTTATCGTCTTATGCAAATTTCCGAATTACAGGCAGTTATTCGACGCCGTCCGAAAAAGTACCGTAAGGTAACGCCAGATTACACAGCTGAGAACGTATTAGCACGCAAATTTACGGCCAAAAAGCCAAATCAAAAATGGTGTACAGACGTAACTGAATTCCAGTATGGAAATGGTAAAAAGGCTTATTTAAGTGCGATTATTGATCTTTATGACAAGTCGATTGTAAGTTACAAATTAGGACATTTAAATAATAATGACTTAGTTTTCAAGACCATTAAACCAGCTATACGCCAGTTAAATCAAAAGGAGTTTCCTATCTTGCATAGTGATCGAGGATATCAATATACATCAAAAGAATTCAAGCGAATCATAGAGAAAGCAAATCTGACACATAGTATGTCGAGAGTCGGCCGCTGTATTGATAATGGACCGATAGAAGCGTTTTGGGGGACTCTAAAAGTAGAGAAGTATTATTTACAAAAATTTGAGACGTACGATGAGTTAAAACATGCGATTGATACATACATAAAATTCTATAACAACGAACGATATCAAGAAACATTGAACGGCTTGAGTCCTATAGAATTCAGGTCTCAAGCCGCTTAA
- a CDS encoding CD3324 family protein: MNYKNANEVIPQHLLTEIQKYVQGETIYIPKHPITRKKWGSKSGIRAAIDERNLQIRQAFSNGENVEQLAITYFLSIETIKKIVYAKK, from the coding sequence ATGAATTATAAAAACGCAAACGAGGTTATACCTCAGCATCTATTAACTGAAATCCAAAAATATGTACAAGGTGAGACCATTTACATACCGAAACACCCTATAACACGTAAGAAATGGGGCTCTAAAAGCGGGATCCGAGCAGCCATTGACGAGCGTAATTTACAAATTCGACAAGCCTTTTCAAATGGTGAAAATGTAGAGCAGCTAGCCATAACCTATTTTTTATCTATTGAAACGATTAAGAAAATAGTTTATGCAAAAAAATAG